Within Trachemys scripta elegans isolate TJP31775 chromosome 12, CAS_Tse_1.0, whole genome shotgun sequence, the genomic segment ttaaacattttctgctacactcagactccgtgcttgtgagaggggaagtattgcctcttagaggcacccagggggtggtatgtaattgtcccaggtcactgggtgggggcttgagccggttttgcattgcgttattgaaatggaacccctagatacagaagccggcccttgttgctgccaacttaggtgggcagaagggttacactaatGAAACATtaagtctatgtctacactaccccagAGTTCAGACTACAGGAGAGTAAATGGCTAATCTCCATACatacccatctatctatctattgatCTAATTGGCCTTCATCAATGTAAAATCTGACCCAAAAAGTTCTTGGATTGAACCTGATCCAAAAACAGCTGAAGTGAATGTATTTGGGCATTTGTATCTGGCCCCATATGAATTTCCACCCTTTCTCTGATATGTTACATGCTTTAGATTGCACCTCAGTCATTAAAACAGAACAGCTGGGGTCTTGCTTTGTGTATCTCTGGTTCAGGAATTCCAGTGGGGTTACAGAGACTGGGTCCCAGAGATGCCAAGCGAGGGTTGAAATGAAGGTTCAGTCTAATTAAGTGTTTTTATTTCACTGTGTCAGCCTCCAGAAAGCTGAACTCTGATCAACAGTGGGTGGATGCTAGCTACTCTCTTTGCTATGTGATTTAGAACATGGGAATAGGTGGTTTGGAGTCCAACCACAATTCTAAATCTGATTAATTTTGGAGGAACTGCTGATTTTTGGATTATGTCCTCATTTGTTGCTCAAAGGGAATCAAGTAAGTTACCAGGACAATCTGTTCTATACTCGGGTCCGAGCAGTTTTCAACcatgagcattttaaaatatggttatGGTTATGGAAAAGGTTATGCAAAAATAGACCTTCTTATTGAACAGATATGTCCATATTCAGAATTGTATATGCTGACTATACTTACTATTATtctgattagatagatagatattcaaTGCCAACACAACTATGAGAGGAGAGGAAATCTATTGTTTTATACAATAGCTGTACAATTACAAACCTTTGTTACTTCGGACACTGCCTGAGCAGAGAAATTCCATCATAGCTCTCAGATGCTAGAATGAGATTTGCAGAGCATTTGTGACTGTGAGTGTATGTTTGTGCCAATGTGGAATTGTGAGGGTGTATGTGAGTGTGTGCATGTTTATATGTGTGAATGTCACTGTGAGgatgtttcctttcctttctgtgtgtgtgagagagtgtgcaTATATGAGTGAGATTTTTTGTGATTTTGTATATATTACTGTGAGATGTGTGAGGTGTATTTATATGTGTTGTGTTGTTTCTTAGGCATTTACCTGTGTGCATGAAAGAGCAAGTGTGTTTGTTAATGCATGTGTCATggagtatttgtgtgtgtgaaggttTGAGTAACTGTGATTGTATGTGAGAGACTTTGTGTGAGAGCATTTGTGTGAATGTTTGTGTATAGGTATGTTTGGATTTCATTGTCTAAATATGAACTTTTCTATGATACCTGAAATATATATGTACcaaaagaaatacattaaataattgGATTTAATTACTACCCTGCAAAAAAAATTAGAAGTTAAATGGATGGAGAgttctaagaaagaaagaaagaaagtagaAGCGCTGTGGTGATGCTGATCGttttcccttaggctcctttaacTTAGGCTCCAGCTgtaattgttatttattattatgttgGTGGTGATGCTGGTTATAAGACTGATAATGATGGTGATTCTACCATCTGCAGGCAAATTCTAGCTCTCTCAAGGAGATGACCAACAGCACCACAGTGGTGGAGTTCCGGCTGCTGGGGTTCCATAGCCTTCCTGGCTGGCAGACCCTACTCTTCATTGTGTTCTTGGTCATCTACATCCTAACCATCACAGGGAACATTGTCATCATCTTGGTAGTGAGGCTGGAACCCCGGCTCCACTCACCCATGTACTCCTTCCTCCAGAACCTCTCCTTTCTGGAGATCTGCTACACCAGCACCATCATGCCCAAGATGCTGTCCAACCTACTGGTAGAGAAGAAGGCCATCACATTTGCTGGATGCATGGCACAGCTCTATTGCTTTGTCTTCCTGGGGGCCACTGAGTGCTTCCTCCTGGCGGTGATGGCTTACGACAGGTACCTCGCCATATGTTACCCATTACACTACACAGTGGCTATGAGTAATGCGTCTTGTACCCGCCTGGCCATGGTCTCCTGGGTGACTGGCATCTTCACCGGGCTCTTACCCTGCTTGCTAATCTCCAGGCTCCCTTTCTGTGGCTCCAATCAGATTAAACACTTCTTCTGTGATATCCCTCCATTGCTCAAGCTCTCCTGCTCAGACACCTCCACTACTGAGGTCATCATATTCATTCTCTCCCTCCTGGTCCTTGTCAGCTGTCTGCTGCTGACCCTAGTGTCTTACCTCTTCATCATTCTCACCATCCTGAAGATCCCCTCCTCCTTTGGGAAGAGGAAGACCTTCTCCACCTGTGGCTCACACCTGGCCGTGGTGGCCATCTACTATGGCACCATGATCTCCATGTATGTCCGCCCTACCTCCAGCCTGCCCTCGGAGCTCAATAAGATTGTCTCTGTGTTTTACACCATCA encodes:
- the LOC117885439 gene encoding olfactory receptor 11L1-like; its protein translation is MTNSTTVVEFRLLGFHSLPGWQTLLFIVFLVIYILTITGNIVIILVVRLEPRLHSPMYSFLQNLSFLEICYTSTIMPKMLSNLLVEKKAITFAGCMAQLYCFVFLGATECFLLAVMAYDRYLAICYPLHYTVAMSNASCTRLAMVSWVTGIFTGLLPCLLISRLPFCGSNQIKHFFCDIPPLLKLSCSDTSTTEVIIFILSLLVLVSCLLLTLVSYLFIILTILKIPSSFGKRKTFSTCGSHLAVVAIYYGTMISMYVRPTSSLPSELNKIVSVFYTIITPLLNPIIYSLRNKDFRDALKKVISRQCSLHRV